From the genome of Mycetocola spongiae, one region includes:
- a CDS encoding alpha/beta hydrolase: MMWPEDDPGVGELEGLQRTALALKNEAEELAYPIESLHAAIAFSETVWTGPGAENWRVLIAEQAAEIARRVEVSENLARILREFGYDLDDIFYRVHRQQHLREGALDEYRAALRAAQAFGEHLDLPPTPTPGPAPAINGWEEYCAADREIARLATRRHESEDTCAARLRAALPADWAAVSRVGSIARVDPASLTPVALASALERCTPDQVREYLDSLGEEERARFWPLLSGRLVERLIDKVPLYIGNLNGIPFAVRHRGNVLALEREHERLTEQLATVEALRENAVTGSEEYQKLGRQRNELRASLSDMNALWEIFGTDLAHNYDPPRTLIAYDPSEAGPPLASIALGDLDAAREIPVFVPGMSSSTAEPEGYLEGIKNLIKGKPHQAGVLFLGYNAPNLATVFLPHSARAGAPRLNSLLSGIAAARSSDRIRLSVIAHSYGTTLLAYALPDNRVGLDSVTLLGSAGVPQGFSVQDFGVPDERVFVTEPWGDFTADLGRLGSLRENPEDPQFGAVAFGSDGTTLPTGEVLLPTTDHGAAVAGDGHYTGAYLDADTEALWNLRLITTGHFDRLTAGDTEDALDSMEESEYD; this comes from the coding sequence ATGATGTGGCCGGAGGACGACCCCGGCGTGGGCGAGCTGGAGGGTTTACAACGCACGGCCCTCGCGCTGAAGAACGAGGCGGAGGAGCTCGCCTATCCCATCGAATCCCTGCACGCCGCGATCGCCTTTTCCGAGACCGTGTGGACGGGCCCTGGCGCCGAGAACTGGCGCGTGCTGATCGCCGAGCAGGCAGCGGAAATCGCGCGGCGGGTGGAGGTCTCGGAAAACCTCGCCCGGATCCTGCGCGAGTTCGGCTATGACCTGGACGATATCTTCTACCGGGTACACCGCCAGCAGCATCTGCGGGAGGGCGCGCTGGATGAGTATCGGGCAGCACTGCGCGCGGCGCAGGCCTTTGGGGAACACCTGGATCTGCCGCCGACCCCCACCCCCGGGCCCGCCCCGGCGATAAACGGCTGGGAGGAATACTGCGCCGCCGATCGCGAGATCGCCCGCCTGGCCACCCGCCGCCACGAGTCCGAGGACACGTGCGCGGCCCGGCTCCGCGCGGCGCTGCCCGCGGACTGGGCCGCGGTCTCCCGGGTGGGCAGTATCGCGCGGGTGGACCCCGCCTCGCTGACCCCGGTTGCCCTCGCGTCCGCGCTGGAACGCTGCACCCCCGATCAGGTGCGGGAGTATCTGGATTCCCTGGGCGAGGAGGAGCGCGCGCGATTTTGGCCGTTGCTTTCCGGGCGGCTGGTCGAGCGGCTCATCGATAAGGTTCCGCTCTATATCGGAAATCTTAATGGCATTCCCTTTGCCGTGCGCCATCGCGGCAATGTGCTTGCGCTCGAACGCGAGCATGAGCGCCTCACGGAGCAGCTTGCCACGGTGGAGGCCCTGCGGGAAAACGCCGTTACCGGGAGCGAGGAGTATCAGAAGCTCGGCAGGCAGCGGAACGAGCTGCGGGCCAGCCTGTCCGATATGAATGCACTCTGGGAGATCTTTGGTACCGATCTCGCCCATAATTATGACCCGCCGCGCACCCTGATCGCCTACGATCCCTCGGAGGCGGGGCCGCCTCTGGCCTCGATCGCCCTGGGCGATCTGGATGCGGCGCGCGAAATCCCGGTATTTGTGCCCGGAATGTCCAGCTCCACGGCCGAGCCCGAGGGATACCTGGAGGGCATAAAAAACCTGATCAAGGGTAAACCACATCAGGCGGGCGTGCTGTTTTTGGGGTATAACGCCCCCAATTTGGCCACCGTATTCCTCCCGCACTCGGCCCGGGCCGGCGCGCCCCGGTTGAACTCCCTGCTGAGCGGCATCGCCGCCGCGCGCTCCAGCGATCGGATCCGCCTGAGCGTGATTGCGCACTCCTATGGCACCACCCTGCTTGCCTATGCGCTTCCGGATAATCGGGTGGGCCTGGACTCGGTCACGCTGCTCGGCTCCGCGGGTGTCCCGCAGGGCTTTAGCGTACAGGATTTTGGGGTGCCCGATGAGCGGGTATTTGTGACCGAGCCGTGGGGCGATTTCACCGCCGATCTGGGGCGCCTCGGGAGCCTCCGGGAAAACCCGGAGGACCCCCAATTTGGTGCGGTTGCCTTTGGTTCGGACGGCACCACCCTCCCCACCGGGGAGGTGCTCCTGCCCACCACCGATCACGGGGCGGCGGTGGCCGGAGACGGGCACTATACGGGCGCCTATCTGGATGCTGATACCGAGGCCCTGTGGAACCTGCGGCTCATCACCACGGGGCACTTTGATCGGCTCACCGCGGGAGATACCGAAGACGCCCTGGACTCGATGGAGGAGTCCGAATATGACTAG
- a CDS encoding Gfo/Idh/MocA family protein: protein MTRLSPLPEPRVGIIGTGHMAQTHAAAWNRIGVSPVAVLARSERPAPEGLERARVFTDTVAFFAAVDVVDICTPTDSHVSYALAAADAGLPTMCEKPLARTAEEAADVVRVFATRGVPFQVGQVLRFHSAYAAAREAVALGRIGEPILLRLTRLSSSPTGTRPWFADAAKSGGVIADLMVHDMDFARWVAGEVESVSATVSGRSSVHPGLATSAVAVLTHRSGAVSRIEGSWDAPFPGFESGFDVIGDAATVSFEASRRPLPGLCRAGNDRYEPLIERADDRLAPFARAAAHFLATLRDPELPGPLLPADAVAAVRLTEAAQRSAAEGRPVRP from the coding sequence ATGACCCGGTTATCTCCCCTCCCCGAGCCCCGCGTGGGCATCATCGGCACGGGCCATATGGCGCAGACCCATGCCGCGGCCTGGAACCGCATCGGGGTATCCCCGGTGGCCGTATTGGCCCGGAGCGAGAGGCCGGCCCCCGAGGGGCTCGAGCGCGCGCGGGTATTCACCGATACCGTGGCGTTTTTCGCGGCCGTGGATGTGGTGGATATCTGCACCCCCACCGATAGTCACGTGTCCTATGCGCTCGCGGCGGCCGATGCGGGGCTGCCAACGATGTGCGAAAAACCCCTCGCGCGTACCGCGGAGGAGGCCGCGGATGTGGTGCGGGTTTTTGCCACGCGCGGGGTGCCGTTTCAGGTGGGACAGGTGCTGCGTTTCCACTCGGCCTATGCCGCGGCGCGCGAGGCGGTGGCGCTGGGGCGGATCGGCGAGCCGATCCTGCTGCGGCTCACCCGGCTCTCCTCCTCACCGACGGGCACGCGTCCCTGGTTTGCCGATGCCGCCAAATCCGGGGGAGTGATCGCGGACCTGATGGTGCACGATATGGACTTTGCGCGCTGGGTCGCGGGCGAGGTGGAGAGCGTCTCGGCCACGGTCTCGGGGCGCTCGAGCGTGCATCCGGGCCTGGCGACCTCGGCGGTGGCCGTGCTGACCCATCGGAGCGGTGCGGTGAGCCGGATCGAGGGCTCCTGGGACGCGCCGTTCCCGGGGTTTGAATCCGGGTTTGACGTGATCGGTGATGCCGCCACGGTCTCCTTTGAGGCCTCGCGTCGCCCGCTCCCGGGGCTGTGCCGCGCGGGAAATGACCGGTATGAGCCGCTGATCGAGCGCGCCGATGACCGCCTGGCTCCGTTTGCCCGCGCGGCCGCACACTTCCTGGCTACGCTGCGCGATCCGGAGCTTCCAGGTCCGCTGCTCCCGGCGGATGCCGTGGCGGCGGTGCGCCTTACCGAGGCCGCGCAGCGTTCGGCCGCGGAGGGACGCCCGGTTCGCCCCTAA
- a CDS encoding hemolysin family protein — MSDWAGIAWLVVLLLGNAFFVGAEFAVISARRSQIEPLAEQGKRSAITALWAMEHATLMLAACQLGITVCSLLILNVSEPAIHHLLGYPLALTGWPEPVIGTIAFIVTLLLVSYLHVVFGEMVPKNLSFSVPDRAVLILAPPLVFIARIFKPVIWTLNATANAILRALKVVPKDEANSTFTLDEVATIVSQSTREGVLMDASGALTAAFEFTGKKVADVAVSLTDLVTLPEGVTASGLERAVAKKGYSRYVIVDAEGTLLGYLHLKDVLRFDTGGDEDGPEEPIPGKRIRRLVSITEDTDLEDALAIMRRSGSHLARAVDAEGHTTGVLFLEDIIEELVGEVHDATQRQNGR, encoded by the coding sequence ATGAGCGACTGGGCGGGAATAGCCTGGCTGGTGGTGCTGCTCCTGGGCAACGCTTTCTTTGTGGGTGCCGAGTTTGCCGTGATTTCAGCGCGGCGTTCGCAGATCGAGCCGCTCGCCGAGCAGGGCAAGCGCAGCGCGATCACCGCGCTCTGGGCGATGGAACACGCCACGCTGATGCTCGCCGCCTGCCAGCTGGGTATCACGGTGTGTTCGCTGCTGATCCTGAACGTCTCCGAGCCGGCGATTCACCACCTGCTGGGATACCCGCTGGCCCTCACCGGCTGGCCGGAACCGGTCATCGGCACCATCGCGTTTATCGTGACGCTGCTGCTGGTGTCCTATCTGCACGTGGTCTTTGGCGAGATGGTGCCGAAGAACCTGTCGTTCTCGGTTCCGGATCGCGCGGTGCTGATCCTCGCGCCGCCGCTGGTCTTTATCGCCCGCATCTTTAAGCCGGTGATCTGGACGCTTAATGCCACGGCCAATGCGATCCTGCGCGCGCTCAAGGTGGTGCCCAAGGACGAGGCCAACTCCACGTTCACGCTGGATGAGGTGGCCACCATCGTGAGCCAGTCCACGCGTGAGGGTGTGCTGATGGATGCCTCGGGCGCGCTCACCGCGGCCTTTGAGTTCACGGGCAAGAAGGTCGCCGATGTGGCGGTCTCGCTCACCGATCTGGTGACGCTGCCCGAGGGCGTGACGGCCTCGGGGCTGGAGCGCGCGGTGGCCAAGAAGGGCTATTCCCGCTATGTGATCGTGGATGCCGAGGGCACCCTGCTGGGCTATCTGCACCTGAAGGACGTGCTGCGCTTTGATACCGGAGGCGATGAGGACGGGCCCGAGGAGCCGATCCCGGGCAAACGCATTCGCCGCCTGGTCTCGATCACCGAGGATACCGATCTGGAGGATGCGCTCGCGATCATGCGTCGCTCGGGGTCTCACCTCGCGCGCGCGGTGGACGCCGAGGGGCATACCACCGGGGTGCTCTTCCTGGAGGACATTATCGAGGAGCTCGTGGGCGAGGTCCACGACGCGACCCAGCGTCAGAACGGCCGCTAG
- a CDS encoding hemolysin family protein has protein sequence MSEWVLLGIGLLLTVGTGLFVASEFALVNLDRSELEARRDRGEPKLGRTIGALKHTSTHLSSAQLGITLTTLLAGYTLEPGISRLLADPFISWGVDPAAVGPLCSVLAIVIATLISMIIGELVPKNLALALPLATARIVMPFQTTFTSVFKPAVSVLNGSANGVLRSFGIEPKEELSGARTAEELSSLVRRSAGAGTLEKDTATLLDRTLQFSTHDASDVMTPRLRVVAVERTAPAQAVLDLARETGFSRFPVIDEDIDDIVGLVHIKQAISVPREKRADVPVSALQFEVLRVPETMRLDTLLGELRGRGFQMAIVVDEYGGTAGVATLEDLVEEIVGEVSDEHDRTSAGVVRSIEGVVFPGSLRPDELLERTGIHVPEDGPYETVAGFLISELGRLPEVGAEVAVPEGTFRVERMDGHRVDRIRFRSSEAIAAESHPAAPAELMPAEGLRDAENSPATDTVAIPPGSRGRPQRKRGEGSRTGEKR, from the coding sequence GTGTCCGAATGGGTATTGCTGGGCATAGGTCTGCTTCTCACCGTGGGCACCGGTTTATTTGTGGCCTCCGAGTTTGCGCTCGTGAATCTTGATCGCTCCGAGCTTGAGGCGCGCCGCGATCGGGGCGAACCCAAGCTGGGTCGCACCATCGGTGCGCTAAAACACACCTCCACGCATCTCTCCAGCGCACAGCTGGGCATCACGCTCACCACGCTGCTGGCCGGTTATACGCTTGAGCCCGGTATCTCCCGGCTCCTCGCGGATCCGTTTATCTCCTGGGGGGTGGACCCCGCCGCGGTGGGGCCGCTGTGCTCGGTCCTGGCCATCGTGATCGCCACACTGATCTCGATGATCATCGGCGAGCTGGTGCCCAAAAACCTGGCGCTTGCGCTTCCCCTGGCCACGGCCCGGATCGTGATGCCGTTCCAGACCACGTTTACCTCAGTCTTTAAACCCGCTGTCAGTGTGCTTAACGGAAGTGCCAACGGCGTGTTGCGTTCGTTTGGCATCGAGCCCAAGGAGGAACTCTCCGGTGCGCGCACCGCCGAGGAGCTCTCGAGCCTCGTGCGCCGCTCCGCGGGCGCCGGCACGCTGGAAAAGGACACCGCGACCCTGCTGGATCGCACCCTGCAATTCTCCACGCACGATGCCTCCGATGTGATGACGCCGCGGCTGCGGGTGGTTGCCGTGGAGCGCACCGCCCCGGCACAGGCAGTGCTGGATCTCGCGCGCGAGACCGGCTTTTCCCGGTTCCCCGTGATCGACGAGGACATCGACGATATCGTGGGGCTGGTCCACATTAAGCAGGCCATCTCGGTGCCGCGCGAAAAACGCGCCGATGTGCCCGTCTCGGCCCTGCAATTTGAGGTGCTGCGTGTTCCCGAGACCATGCGCCTGGACACCCTGCTGGGGGAGCTGCGCGGGCGCGGCTTCCAGATGGCGATTGTGGTGGACGAATACGGCGGAACCGCGGGGGTGGCCACGCTGGAGGATCTGGTGGAGGAGATCGTCGGCGAGGTCTCCGATGAGCATGACCGCACCAGCGCCGGGGTTGTGCGCTCGATCGAGGGTGTGGTGTTCCCCGGCAGCCTGCGCCCCGATGAGCTCCTGGAACGCACCGGAATCCACGTGCCGGAGGACGGCCCCTATGAGACCGTGGCCGGTTTCCTGATCTCCGAACTGGGGCGCCTGCCCGAGGTGGGTGCCGAGGTGGCCGTGCCCGAGGGTACGTTCCGGGTGGAGCGCATGGACGGCCACCGGGTGGACCGCATCCGGTTCCGTTCCTCCGAGGCGATTGCCGCCGAATCACATCCCGCGGCCCCCGCCGAGCTGATGCCCGCCGAGGGCCTGCGCGATGCCGAAAATAGCCCCGCCACCGATACCGTCGCGATTCCCCCGGGTTCGCGCGGGCGGCCGCAGCGTAAACGCGGCGAGGGTTCTCGAACGGGGGAGAAGCGATGA